The Variovorax paradoxus B4 genome includes a region encoding these proteins:
- a CDS encoding FAD:protein FMN transferase, with amino-acid sequence MKRRQLLRLSLGLGALAGCAAVAPAGTALHWGRRDLLGFGTTLSLQAGHERRAVVERALDDGVAVLRRIEAQMSLFDPASALSRLNREGRLASPPEELLAVLRIAHEVSRESRGAFDVTVQPLWEAFAAAKREGRLPDAREVAAARARVDWRALDARRRLVRFDTPGMAVTLNGIAQGHAADCVRQALAARGIRHALVDAGEFAPLGLRGGAQAWSLGIADPQAESALIARLLADGRCVATSADSQAFFSADRRHHHIVDPHSGYSPPDLSAVTVAAPSGALADALTKVFFVAGPAQARQVARQWQVDALWVDKAGRWEATPGLRIEPAARQPKL; translated from the coding sequence ATGAAGCGGCGCCAGCTGCTGCGCCTTTCGCTCGGGCTGGGCGCGCTGGCCGGCTGCGCGGCCGTGGCGCCTGCCGGCACCGCGCTGCACTGGGGCCGGCGCGATCTGCTGGGCTTCGGCACCACGCTGAGCCTGCAGGCCGGGCACGAGCGCCGGGCCGTCGTGGAGCGGGCGCTGGACGACGGCGTCGCAGTGCTGCGCCGCATCGAGGCGCAGATGAGCCTGTTCGATCCCGCCAGCGCGTTGTCGCGGCTGAACCGCGAGGGCCGGCTGGCCTCGCCGCCGGAAGAGCTGCTGGCGGTGCTGCGCATCGCGCACGAGGTGTCGCGCGAGAGCCGCGGCGCCTTCGACGTGACGGTGCAGCCGCTGTGGGAGGCCTTCGCGGCCGCCAAGCGCGAAGGCCGCCTGCCGGACGCGCGGGAAGTGGCGGCGGCGCGCGCGCGGGTCGACTGGCGCGCGCTCGATGCGCGGCGCCGGCTGGTGCGCTTCGACACGCCGGGCATGGCCGTGACGCTCAACGGCATCGCGCAGGGCCACGCGGCGGACTGCGTGCGGCAGGCGCTGGCGGCGCGCGGCATCCGGCACGCGCTGGTCGATGCCGGCGAGTTCGCGCCGCTCGGGCTGCGCGGCGGCGCGCAGGCGTGGTCGCTCGGCATTGCCGACCCGCAGGCCGAATCCGCCCTGATCGCGCGGCTGCTGGCCGACGGGCGCTGCGTGGCCACCTCGGCCGACAGCCAGGCCTTCTTCAGCGCCGACCGCCGGCACCACCACATCGTCGATCCGCACAGCGGCTACTCGCCGCCGGACCTGTCGGCCGTGACAGTGGCGGCGCCCAGCGGCGCGCTGGCCGATGCACTGACCAAGGTGTTCTTCGTCGCCGGGCCCGCGCAGGCGCGGCAGGTCGCGCGCCAGTGGCAGGTCGATGCGCTGTGGGTCGACAAGGCCGGGCGCTGGGAGGCCACGCCCGGCCTGCGGATCGAACCCGCCGCTCGGCAGCCGAAGCTGTAG
- a CDS encoding high-potential iron-sulfur protein, translating into MTDRKSEGGRDASRREFVGRAAGGACLLAALPVHVLAAPPRAEESDETAAQLGYRHDTKSVDKKKYPRHAATQECVNCAMWQGSPTEAWAGCAMFGRKQIAAKGWCMAWAPKPA; encoded by the coding sequence ATGACGGATCGCAAGAGCGAAGGGGGCCGCGACGCCTCCCGCCGGGAGTTCGTCGGTCGCGCGGCCGGCGGTGCCTGCCTGCTGGCGGCGCTGCCGGTGCACGTGCTGGCCGCGCCGCCGCGCGCCGAGGAGAGCGACGAGACGGCAGCGCAGCTGGGCTACAGGCACGACACGAAGAGCGTCGACAAGAAGAAGTACCCGCGCCATGCGGCCACGCAGGAATGCGTGAACTGCGCGATGTGGCAGGGCTCGCCCACCGAGGCCTGGGCGGGCTGCGCGATGTTCGGCCGCAAGCAGATCGCGGCCAAGGGCTGGTGCATGGCGTGGGCGCCGAAGCCCGCCTGA
- a CDS encoding PQQ-dependent methanol/ethanol family dehydrogenase, translating into MQLKLLNALMAIGLAAAGSAGAQVTDKMIQSEATANGNVLTWGVNTQGQRYSPLKQVNTGTVSRLAPAWAFSFGGEKQRGQEAQPVIHKGKMFVTASYSRIYALDATTGKKLWKYEHRLPEGIMPCCDVVNRGAALYDNLVIFATLDAQLVALDQNTGDVVWKEKIDDYAAGYSATAAPIIANGLILTGVSGGEFGIVGRVEARDARTGSMVWSRPTVEGHMGYTYDNDGNKKEAGVSGTVNKSWPGDLWKTGGAATWLGGTFDPKTGLAYFGTGNPAPWNSHLRKGDNLFSCSTVAIDVKTGQIKWHYQNTPSDSWDFDGVNEFVTFDMDGRRVGGKADRNGYFYVNDATTGQLLNAFPFVRKTTWADGIDLKTGRPNFVPENRPGDPVASADGKKGGAVFAAPGFLGGKNQMPMAYSPDTKMFYVPANEWGMDIWNEPVAYKKGAAYLGSGFTIKPLNEDYIGALRAVDPKTGKIAWEVKNGAPLWGGVLTTGGNLVFWGTPEGYLKAADARTGKVLWEFQTGSGVVAPPVTWQQGGEQYVAVVSGWGGAVPLWGGEVAKKVNLLEQGGMVWVFKIPSAGTTRSARAGEARVASN; encoded by the coding sequence ATGCAATTGAAACTCTTGAACGCGCTCATGGCCATCGGCCTGGCCGCGGCCGGCAGCGCCGGCGCGCAAGTCACGGACAAGATGATCCAGTCCGAAGCCACGGCGAACGGCAACGTCCTGACCTGGGGTGTGAACACCCAGGGCCAGCGCTACTCGCCGCTGAAGCAGGTCAACACCGGCACCGTGTCCCGGCTCGCGCCGGCATGGGCCTTCTCCTTCGGCGGGGAGAAGCAGCGCGGCCAGGAGGCGCAGCCCGTGATCCACAAGGGCAAGATGTTCGTCACCGCCTCGTACTCGCGCATCTACGCCCTCGACGCCACCACCGGCAAGAAGCTGTGGAAGTACGAGCACCGCCTGCCCGAGGGCATCATGCCCTGCTGCGACGTGGTCAACCGCGGCGCGGCGCTGTACGACAACCTGGTCATCTTCGCCACGCTCGACGCGCAGCTGGTGGCGCTCGACCAGAACACCGGCGACGTGGTCTGGAAGGAGAAGATCGACGACTACGCGGCCGGCTACTCGGCCACCGCGGCGCCGATCATCGCCAACGGCCTGATCCTCACGGGCGTGTCGGGCGGCGAGTTCGGCATCGTCGGCCGCGTCGAGGCGCGCGACGCCAGGACGGGCAGCATGGTCTGGTCGCGCCCCACGGTGGAAGGCCACATGGGCTACACCTACGACAACGACGGCAACAAGAAGGAGGCGGGCGTCTCGGGCACCGTCAACAAGAGCTGGCCGGGCGACCTCTGGAAGACCGGCGGCGCCGCCACCTGGCTGGGCGGCACCTTCGATCCCAAGACCGGCCTGGCCTACTTCGGCACCGGCAATCCGGCGCCGTGGAACAGCCACCTGCGCAAGGGCGACAACCTGTTCTCATGCTCGACCGTGGCCATCGACGTGAAGACCGGCCAGATCAAGTGGCACTACCAGAACACGCCCAGCGACAGCTGGGACTTCGACGGCGTGAACGAGTTCGTCACCTTCGACATGGACGGCCGGCGCGTGGGCGGCAAGGCCGACCGCAACGGCTACTTCTACGTGAACGACGCCACCACCGGCCAGCTGCTCAACGCCTTCCCCTTCGTGAGGAAGACGACCTGGGCCGACGGCATCGACCTGAAGACCGGTCGCCCGAACTTCGTGCCCGAGAACCGCCCGGGCGATCCGGTCGCCAGCGCCGACGGCAAGAAGGGCGGCGCGGTCTTCGCGGCGCCGGGCTTCCTGGGCGGCAAGAACCAGATGCCGATGGCCTACAGCCCCGACACGAAGATGTTCTACGTGCCCGCCAACGAATGGGGCATGGACATCTGGAACGAACCCGTGGCCTACAAGAAGGGCGCGGCCTACCTCGGCTCGGGCTTCACCATCAAGCCGCTCAACGAGGACTACATCGGCGCGCTGCGCGCGGTCGATCCGAAGACCGGCAAGATCGCCTGGGAGGTCAAGAACGGCGCGCCGCTGTGGGGCGGTGTGCTCACCACCGGCGGCAACCTGGTGTTCTGGGGCACGCCCGAGGGCTACCTGAAGGCGGCCGACGCCAGGACAGGCAAGGTGCTGTGGGAGTTCCAGACCGGCTCGGGCGTGGTCGCGCCGCCGGTCACCTGGCAGCAGGGCGGCGAGCAGTACGTGGCCGTGGTCTCCGGCTGGGGCGGCGCCGTGCCGCTGTGGGGCGGCGAAGTGGCCAAGAAGGTCAACCTGCTGGAGCAGGGCGGCATGGTGTGGGTCTTCAAGATCCCCTCTGCCGGCACGACGCGCAGCGCCCGGGCGGGCGAGGCTCGCGTGGCGTCCAACTGA
- a CDS encoding IS701 family transposase: MKELHEFERYLAHLGEGLGHADRQAGLRGYCTGLMAPLKRKSVEPMAAHLAPAATRSRHQSLHHFVADSAWSDEQMLLRVAQWVVPAMDFSDGGWWIVDDTGFPKQGRHSVGVARQYCGMLGKQDNCQVAVSVTLACQAGSLPVAWRLYLPQEWAVDRERREKAGVPQDLAFATKPAIALAQIERLMAQGAPRHCVLADAGYGMETAFRERLSELGLPYVVGVTGQVTVWPPGHAPLPPEPYSGRGNVPTRQRLGNARHQRPLSVKELAFELDPSQWQTLEWREGTNFALRSRFARVRVHAAHRDHQRSQLRPQQWLLIEWPEGHKEPMKYWLSTLPEAVSLQRMVLEAKMRWRIERDYQDLKQELGLGHYEGRGWRGFHHHASLSIAAYGFLMARQLRHPEGAGKKNSARSKESALPTHYKPRGSPAHAAPRPIVHHDFAAAYRRSLAQDAAPMSVLPARKRKATLVTQ; encoded by the coding sequence ATGAAGGAACTGCATGAGTTTGAGCGCTACCTGGCGCATTTGGGCGAGGGTCTGGGCCATGCCGACCGGCAGGCCGGACTGCGCGGGTATTGCACCGGCCTGATGGCGCCGCTCAAGCGCAAGAGCGTGGAGCCGATGGCGGCGCACCTGGCACCTGCGGCCACGCGCTCGCGCCACCAGTCGCTGCACCACTTCGTGGCCGATTCGGCCTGGTCTGACGAACAAATGCTGCTGCGCGTGGCGCAGTGGGTCGTACCGGCGATGGACTTCAGCGACGGCGGCTGGTGGATCGTCGACGACACCGGCTTTCCCAAGCAAGGCCGGCATTCGGTGGGTGTGGCGCGCCAGTACTGCGGCATGCTGGGCAAGCAGGACAACTGCCAGGTGGCGGTGAGCGTGACGCTGGCATGCCAGGCGGGCAGCCTGCCGGTAGCCTGGCGGCTGTACCTGCCTCAGGAATGGGCCGTCGACAGGGAGCGGCGCGAGAAGGCGGGCGTTCCGCAAGACTTGGCGTTCGCCACCAAGCCGGCGATTGCGCTGGCGCAGATCGAGCGGCTGATGGCGCAAGGCGCCCCCAGGCACTGCGTGCTGGCCGATGCCGGCTACGGCATGGAGACGGCGTTTCGGGAACGCCTGAGCGAGTTGGGCCTGCCCTACGTGGTGGGCGTGACGGGCCAGGTGACGGTGTGGCCGCCCGGGCATGCGCCGCTGCCGCCCGAGCCGTACAGCGGACGTGGCAACGTGCCTACCCGGCAGCGCTTGGGGAATGCCAGGCACCAGCGCCCGCTATCGGTCAAGGAGTTGGCCTTCGAGCTGGATCCTTCTCAATGGCAGACCCTCGAGTGGCGCGAGGGCACCAACTTCGCCTTGCGATCTCGCTTCGCCCGCGTTCGCGTACATGCAGCCCATCGCGATCATCAGCGCTCGCAGTTGCGCCCTCAGCAGTGGCTTCTCATCGAGTGGCCCGAAGGCCACAAGGAGCCGATGAAGTACTGGCTGTCCACGCTGCCCGAGGCCGTGTCGCTGCAGCGCATGGTGCTGGAGGCCAAGATGCGCTGGCGCATTGAGCGCGACTACCAGGACCTCAAGCAGGAATTGGGGCTGGGCCACTACGAAGGCCGGGGCTGGCGGGGGTTCCATCACCACGCCAGCCTGAGCATCGCCGCTTACGGTTTCTTGATGGCGCGGCAACTGCGGCATCCCGAGGGAGCCGGTAAAAAAAACTCCGCACGAAGCAAAGAATCTGCCCTACCCACGCATTACAAGCCTCGCGGCAGCCCAGCGCACGCAGCGCCACGTCCCATCGTCCATCACGACTTTGCGGCTGCTTATCGCCGCAGCCTTGCTCAAGACGCTGCCCCGATGTCCGTGCTGCCTGCGCGAAAACGCAAGGCTACGCTTGTGACACAGTAA
- a CDS encoding MBL fold metallo-hydrolase: MSPTDETLQPTSEKPKDLVPSRYALRIGDIDALVVSDGVLPLPTSTMATNADPADLASWLDQMFMPPDKYDWPLNVMVARSDDQTILIDAGLGGQFPGFPRAGQFPQRLAAAGIELESVTDVIFTHMHMDHVGGLLVPGIKERLRPDVRIHVAKAEVDFWISPDFSHTVMPKPVPEVLRSTAKSFYNAYRDRLQTFEERREVAPGVVVRRTGGHTPGHSVVDLVSGGERLTFAGDAMFPVAFDHPDWQNGFEHDPEKAAEVRIGLLRELAQTRGLLVAAHLPFPSLGRVAIDGDIFRWVPIIWDY; this comes from the coding sequence ATGTCCCCCACAGATGAGACCTTGCAACCCACGAGCGAGAAACCTAAAGATCTGGTGCCCTCCCGTTACGCTCTGCGCATCGGCGATATCGACGCGCTGGTGGTCAGCGATGGCGTGCTGCCGCTGCCCACCTCGACCATGGCCACCAACGCCGACCCGGCAGACCTGGCGAGCTGGCTGGACCAGATGTTCATGCCGCCCGACAAGTACGACTGGCCGCTGAACGTGATGGTGGCCCGCAGCGACGACCAGACCATCCTCATCGACGCCGGTCTGGGCGGCCAGTTCCCGGGCTTCCCGCGCGCCGGGCAGTTCCCACAACGCTTGGCCGCGGCCGGCATCGAGCTTGAGTCCGTCACCGACGTGATCTTCACCCACATGCACATGGACCACGTGGGTGGGCTGCTCGTTCCCGGCATCAAGGAGCGCCTGCGCCCCGACGTGCGCATCCACGTGGCCAAGGCCGAAGTCGATTTCTGGATTTCGCCCGATTTCTCCCACACAGTCATGCCCAAGCCGGTGCCGGAGGTGCTCCGCTCCACGGCCAAGAGCTTCTACAACGCATACCGCGACCGGCTGCAGACCTTCGAGGAGCGACGCGAGGTGGCGCCGGGCGTGGTGGTCCGCCGTACGGGCGGCCACACCCCAGGGCACAGCGTGGTCGACCTGGTGTCGGGCGGTGAGCGCCTGACGTTCGCCGGCGACGCCATGTTCCCGGTCGCGTTCGACCACCCCGACTGGCAGAACGGCTTCGAGCACGACCCCGAGAAAGCGGCCGAAGTTCGCATCGGCCTCTTGCGCGAGCTGGCGCAGACCCGCGGACTGCTGGTAGCCGCTCACCTGCCCTTCCCCTCCCTCGGCCGGGTGGCGATCGACGGCGACATCTTTCGCTGGGTTCCGATCATCTGGGACTACTGA
- a CDS encoding carboxymuconolactone decarboxylase family protein — MTHRLNYIKQSPELFKKLIEFSTLVDHGTIEQTVRDLVAIRASQLNGCAFCLDMHIKEAKIHGERELRIHHLAAWRESTLFVPRERAALAWTEVLTKLPEHGVPDDIYERVRTQLSEKELSDLTFSVMAINAWNRVNVAFQTVPGSSDKAFGLNKANLA; from the coding sequence ATGACCCATCGTCTCAACTACATCAAGCAATCGCCCGAACTCTTCAAGAAGCTGATCGAGTTCAGCACGCTCGTGGACCACGGCACCATCGAGCAAACGGTTCGAGACCTCGTCGCGATCCGCGCATCACAGCTCAATGGCTGCGCGTTCTGTCTCGACATGCACATCAAGGAGGCCAAGATCCACGGCGAGCGCGAACTGCGCATCCACCATCTGGCCGCATGGCGTGAATCGACGCTGTTCGTTCCGCGCGAGCGTGCGGCCCTGGCCTGGACCGAAGTGCTGACCAAGCTGCCCGAGCACGGCGTGCCCGACGACATCTACGAGCGCGTGCGCACGCAGTTGTCGGAAAAAGAGCTTTCGGACCTGACCTTCAGCGTCATGGCCATCAATGCATGGAACCGCGTGAACGTCGCGTTCCAGACCGTGCCCGGGTCATCCGACAAGGCCTTCGGGCTGAACAAGGCGAACCTCGCCTAA